A window of Streptomyces marispadix contains these coding sequences:
- a CDS encoding AAA family ATPase, giving the protein MDYGRQGGPHLHTPADLAWLRGVDAYTVGQYAQAEEEFHAAVRLDPGMADGWLGLHALRADTATALLRMYHNRQRFGEQRARHDRNLNSWYWLGWWVQPVLESERDLLLAHASHWLDGRHVAELDRALADCPPVETDPQVRFLHACRAYLAKDWERLVAHTEPLVDDALLGIEAGLFAGMARVRLEMYGQAEPLLAAALMRCRSEQPQRKELRYWLARAREGTGRSAAALPLYRAVHRIDPAFMDTAARLTTIADGDGLGDNGDLATAISLAGSDTGAGAGGRRAQDGLDGLDGSASYEGGMDAADQSAGDSPGAGPGPGAGSGTAPSASSGIDGLDAFGGPDVMPDPAEGADPDVDPGADALRLEDSGDPAEPVRVDSDAVRDRMVPHTGSSGADRVLTGPSDPVLLAQALDELERMVGLEPVKRQVRALSAQLHMARLRAAQGLPVQPPKRHFVFSGPSGTGKTTVARILGRAFYALGLLGGDHLVEAQRADLVGEFLGQTAVKANELIDSALGGVLFVDEAYALSNSGYSKGDAYGDEALQVLLKRAEDNRDQLVVILAGYREGMDRLLAANPGLSSRFTTRVDFPSYRPLELTAIGEVLAAENGDKWDEEALEEMRSISGHVVDQGWVDELGNGRFLRTLYEKSCAYRDLRLSGYPGTPTRDDLATLRLPDLMQAYGEVLSGRGPDGPRLDPPPPLS; this is encoded by the coding sequence ACCACAACCGCCAGCGCTTCGGCGAGCAGCGCGCACGCCACGACCGCAACCTCAACTCCTGGTACTGGCTGGGCTGGTGGGTGCAGCCGGTGCTGGAGAGCGAACGCGATCTGCTGCTGGCGCACGCGTCGCACTGGCTCGACGGGCGCCATGTGGCGGAGCTGGACAGGGCGCTGGCGGACTGCCCGCCGGTGGAGACCGATCCGCAGGTACGGTTCCTGCACGCGTGCCGCGCGTATCTCGCCAAGGACTGGGAGCGCCTCGTGGCGCACACCGAACCCCTCGTCGACGACGCCCTGCTGGGCATAGAGGCAGGGCTGTTCGCGGGGATGGCACGAGTGCGGCTGGAGATGTACGGGCAGGCGGAGCCGCTGCTGGCGGCGGCGCTGATGCGCTGCCGCAGCGAGCAGCCGCAGCGCAAGGAGCTGCGCTACTGGCTCGCCCGCGCCCGCGAGGGCACGGGGCGCAGCGCGGCGGCCCTGCCGCTGTACCGCGCGGTGCACCGCATCGACCCGGCGTTCATGGACACGGCCGCGAGGCTGACCACCATCGCCGACGGCGACGGCCTGGGCGACAACGGCGACCTGGCCACGGCCATCTCCCTCGCCGGCAGCGACACGGGGGCGGGCGCCGGTGGGCGCAGGGCTCAGGACGGGCTGGACGGCCTGGACGGTTCCGCTTCGTACGAGGGCGGCATGGACGCCGCCGATCAGTCCGCGGGGGACTCCCCCGGCGCCGGTCCGGGGCCGGGCGCGGGCTCCGGCACGGCCCCCTCGGCGTCCTCCGGCATCGACGGCCTCGACGCCTTCGGCGGTCCCGATGTGATGCCCGACCCGGCCGAGGGCGCCGACCCCGACGTCGATCCCGGCGCCGACGCGCTGCGCCTTGAGGACTCGGGCGATCCTGCGGAGCCGGTGCGGGTCGACTCCGACGCCGTGCGGGACCGCATGGTGCCGCACACGGGCAGCTCCGGCGCCGACCGTGTGCTGACGGGTCCGTCCGATCCCGTACTGCTCGCTCAGGCCCTCGACGAGCTGGAGCGGATGGTGGGTCTGGAGCCGGTCAAGCGGCAGGTGCGTGCGCTGTCGGCGCAGCTCCACATGGCGCGGCTGCGTGCGGCGCAGGGCCTGCCGGTTCAGCCCCCGAAGCGGCACTTCGTCTTCTCAGGGCCTTCCGGTACGGGCAAGACGACCGTGGCTCGCATACTCGGCCGGGCGTTCTACGCGCTGGGCCTGCTGGGCGGCGACCATCTCGTGGAGGCCCAACGGGCCGATCTCGTAGGAGAGTTCCTCGGCCAGACGGCGGTGAAGGCCAATGAGCTGATCGACTCGGCACTCGGCGGTGTGCTCTTCGTGGACGAGGCGTACGCGCTGTCCAACTCCGGCTACAGCAAGGGCGATGCGTACGGCGACGAGGCACTTCAGGTGCTGCTGAAGCGCGCGGAGGACAACCGGGACCAGCTCGTGGTGATCCTCGCCGGCTACCGGGAGGGCATGGACCGCCTCCTGGCCGCCAACCCCGGCCTCTCCTCGCGCTTCACCACCCGTGTCGACTTCCCCAGCTACCGGCCGCTGGAGCTGACCGCGATCGGCGAGGTGCTCGCGGCGGAGAACGGCGACAAGTGGGACGAGGAGGCGCTGGAGGAGATGCGCAGCATCAGCGGCCACGTCGTCGACCAGGGCTGGGTCGACGAGCTGGGCAACGGCCGCTTCCTGCGCACCCTTTACGAGAAGAGCTGCGCCTACCGCGATCTGCGTCTCTCCGGCTATCCGGGCACCCCCACGCGGGACGACCTCGCCACGCTCCGGCTTCCCGACCTCATGCAGGCGTACGGTGAGGTGCTCTCCGGACGGGGTCCGGACGGTCCGCGCCTCGATCCGCCGCCTCCGCTGTCCTGA